Proteins co-encoded in one Prunus persica cultivar Lovell chromosome G6, Prunus_persica_NCBIv2, whole genome shotgun sequence genomic window:
- the LOC109949962 gene encoding uncharacterized protein LOC109949962 yields MERSGQGVQEVMDSYGNLHREHASNEYGRAIAFGPQYMRSCPLNSIRLMVPPESRTTWFTTNHVSSGHLKLNPHEEDRVIQIFQAKGPHFIAHSLMKVNNKIEGEQCLPRDEFYPVMHRMLRNKISWGSNFKFFG; encoded by the exons ATGGAGAGGAGTGGTCAAGGAGTCCAAGAG GTGATGGATTCTTATGGAAATCTTCATAGGGAGCATGCTTCCAATGAATATGGTAGGGCCATCGCCTTTGGTCCCCAATACATGAGATCTTGTCCTCTGAATTCGATCCGGCTTATGGTGCCTCCTGAGAGTCGAACAACTTGGTTCACCACAAATCACGTGAGTAGTGGACATCTCAAGCTCAACCCCCATGAAGAAGACCGAGttattcaaattttccaaGCAAAAGGCCCACATTTTATAGCTCATTCTTTGATGAAGGTAAACAATAAGATAGAAGGAGAGCAGTGTCTTCCTAGGGATGAATTTTATCCAGTTATGCACAGGATGCTTCGCAACAAAATTTCATGGGGAagcaattttaaatttttcggTTAG
- the LOC109949621 gene encoding uncharacterized protein LOC109949621 gives MPGLDPNVAVHKLGILDEARWVKQAPRRFRPELTIQIEIEIDKLIAAGFIREVQYPTWLSNIVPVLKRTGHCVYVWTIERCQPFSRLMKKDVPFVCDQACQNTLESIKQYLLNPPVLMEPIKGKPLILYIAALERSLGALLAQHNDDGKENALYYLSRTLVEAEQNYTPIEKAIKGQALADFLAAHPTPDNMELPADLPDEEVFTTEALTWLLYFDGAARRNGAGAELVFITPSGGLIPYSFSLLALCSNNVAEYEALIIGIEISLEMHIDYLQAYGDSQLVARHLNGQYVVRNATLIPYHERAKYLMSQFQDIHVSHIPKSENDKVDALANLAASLTLPDERDIQIIVGERYLLPPAIERIEEVVDSNVIKASECEEEPNDLDWPNPIMEYLQHGKLSNDSRKKAEIQCRATQFLYLNDTLYKQSFDGMLLKYLSKQDATKSLHDTHAGTCSAQQAGPKLSTTASDNFVLAI, from the exons ATGCCAGGTTTAGACCCAAACGTTGCAGTTCATAAACTTGGGATACTTGATGAGGCTCGATGGGTGAAGCAAGCACCACGCCGTTTTCGACCAGAGCTAACAATCCAAATAGAAATCGAGATTGACAAGCTCATTGCCGCCGGTTTTATCAGAGAAGTCCAATATCCCACTTGGCTGTCCAATATTGTTCCAGTCCTCAAAAGAACTGGGCACTGCGTATATGTGTGGACTATAGAGAG GTGCCAACCATTCTCGAGGCTTATGAAGAAGGATGTTCCGTTTGTATGCGATCAGGCATGCCAAAATACTTTGGAAAGCATTAAACAATACCTGTTGAATCCGCCAGTTCTTATGGAGCCAATTAAAGGGAAGCCTTTAATCTTGTACATTGCGGCATTAGAACGCTCGTTGGGTGCATTGCTCGCCCAACACAATGatgatggaaaagaaaatgcacTCTACTATTTGAGCAGAACACTCGTAGAGGCAGAACAAAATTACACCCCTATCGAAAAG GCAATCAAAGGGCAAGCTCTTGCTGATTTCTTGGCTGCTCATCCTACTCCTGACAACATGGAGTTACCTGCTGATTTGCCTGACGAAGAGGTATTCACAACAGAAGCACTTACATGGCTGCTATATTTTGATGGGGCAGCAAGAAGAAACGGAGCTGGGGCAGAATTAGTGTTCATCACGCCGTCTGGGGGCTTAATCCCATACTCATTCTCTTTACTAGCTTTATGTTCTAATAATGTGGCAGAATACGAGGCACTCATCATTGGCATTGAAATTTCTCTCGAGATGCATATTGACTATTTGCAAGCATATGGTGATTCACAGTTAGTCGCCAGACACTTGAATGGCCAATACGTAGTCAGAAATGCTACGCTCATCCCATACCATGAAAGGGCAAAGTATCTCATGTCACAGTTTCAAGACATTCATGTTAGTCACATCCCGAAGTCAGAAAATGATAAAGTCGATGCACTAGCTAATTTGGCTGCATCGTTAACACTACCTGACGAAAGGGATATCCAAATCATTGTTGGGGAACGTTACTTACTACCCCCAGCTATAGAGAGAATTGAAGAAGTTGTTGATTCAAACGTCATCAAGGCTTCCGAATGTGAGGAGGAACCAAATGATCTTGATTGGCCCAATCCCATAATGGAGTATCTCCAACATGGCAAGTTGTCAAATGACTCAAGGAAAAAAGCTGAAATCCAATGTAGAGCCACTCAATTTCTATACCTAAACGACACCTTGTACAAACAGTCATTTGATGGTATGTTGTTAAAGTATCTATCGAAACAAGACGCAACTAAATCTCTCCATGATACTCATGCTGGTACTTGCAGTGCTCAGCAAGCTGGTCCAAAACTCTCAACAACTGCATCCGATAACTTTGTCTTGGCCATTTGA